NNNNNNNNNNNNNNNNNNNNNNNNNNNNNNNNNNNNNTGTAAACTCtccgggggggggggtctttgtCTTCATCTCTGACCTTCAAACCACCAATAAATACGAGCGCTCAGGAACCTCCAGCCGtcgggggcggagcttcagacgGTTCTCCTCCGTTTGGACCCGCTCAAGAGACGAGGAAGGAAAGAGCAgatctgccccccccccatcagAACCAGACGACCCGGCAGAGTCTGGGGGGGTTGGAGGCCGCAGAGCTGCTTTCCTTCGTCCTGGCGGAACCAGAACCGGAACCACAGTCTCATCAGAGCTGGTACCACTTCTTGTCTTTGTACTTCAGCATCATCTGCGGGGAGAAAGGGGCGGAGTCAGACCGGCAGGCAGCCTGTGAACAGACGTGGCGTGCGGAGCGGCATTACGTCGTGGGCGTGTTTGGAGAAGGAATCGGCGCTGGACATCATGGCCGCCGTTCTCTCCTCCAGCTCGCCCAGCTTCTGCCCTCGCTCGTCCAGGGCGATTCTGGCCCGGGCCAGGTCGCCCACCACGCCCGACGCCGCGCCCTTCATGCCCTCCATGCCTCCCGGGCCGGGGATGTGCTGGGCCAGGCTCCGGGACGCTTTCCCAGCAGCCACTTCACCGACTGGACAGAGGAAGGAAACGAGAAGGCAGCGGAGCGTCAGAGGAAGACCCGGAAACTCTTTAcggatcggatcgggactcatccaaccagcaggaggcgctgCTGCACGCATCCTTTTCATTCCATCTACAAACTctcagacaaacagaaaatacatttgaggAGAAGACCAGGAAAAGCAGATTTCAGCTCTTTGAAGATCCAAAAATCCTTTTGGGATTCTTCAaagaaagctccgcccactccagtcatcaaagacaggaagtgggccaatctatgttttttttttattttattgcaaataATTCACAAACAATCATGGCATTGTCAATGACATCAGTATGGATGAGACAAAGGAGATAAACATAAAGCAGAAACAAgtgaacacagaaacacagcagaggggTTTATATCAAGACCTTAAACAGTTCAaataaatttgacaatttttgggcatttttttgtttcatgtagTAAACTGAGAGTTTACAAATCCATTAATGTGAGGTTTCACC
The window above is part of the Oryzias melastigma strain HK-1 unplaced genomic scaffold, ASM292280v2 sc06857, whole genome shotgun sequence genome. Proteins encoded here:
- the LOC112138327 gene encoding syntaxin-binding protein 5 (The sequence of the model RefSeq protein was modified relative to this genomic sequence to represent the inferred CDS: added 226 bases not found in genome assembly) — protein: MRIARTFCFSNQGQALYLTSPTEIQRISYIQETCDNLQEMLSELFTPVETPEAPNRGFFKGLFGGGAQSLDREDLFGEVAAGKASRSLAQHIPGPGGMEGMKGAASGVVGDLARARIALDERGQKLGELEERTAAMMSSADSFSKHAHDMMLKYKDKKWYQL